A window of the Desulforapulum autotrophicum HRM2 genome harbors these coding sequences:
- a CDS encoding DUF134 domain-containing protein: MVRPVISRRVGYKPEVSYFKPRGIPMFDLIEVCLTVDEREAIRLADLEGLSHEEGGQEMGVSRATFGRILRNARTTVADAIINGKAISVQGGHYEIVITERRFVCAACKHQWTEPPGTGRPKGCPLCASLEVDRLND; the protein is encoded by the coding sequence ATGGTTAGACCGGTAATCAGTAGACGGGTGGGGTATAAGCCTGAGGTCAGTTATTTTAAGCCCAGAGGCATCCCCATGTTTGATCTCATTGAGGTGTGTCTCACCGTTGATGAGAGGGAGGCCATTCGCCTGGCAGATCTTGAGGGTCTCTCCCACGAGGAAGGCGGTCAGGAGATGGGGGTTTCACGGGCCACCTTCGGCAGAATCCTGAGAAATGCAAGAACCACGGTTGCGGATGCCATTATCAATGGAAAGGCCATTTCCGTACAGGGGGGGCACTACGAAATTGTCATTACCGAAAGACGCTTTGTCTGTGCTGCCTGCAAGCATCAATGGACGGAACCCCCGGGAACCGGGCGACCCAAGGGGTGTCCCCTGTGTGCGAGCCTGGAGGTGGATCGCCTGAACGACTGA